Proteins from one Microcoleus sp. FACHB-672 genomic window:
- a CDS encoding ABC transporter permease codes for MSQTTTPLKPDVSWLTEKAGETSTSNNLFGEFVQETLALTRRLFIQLQRRPSTLIAGIIQPLMWLVLFGALFQNAPQGLFGESQNYGQFLGAGVIVFTAFAGALNAGLPVMFDREFGFLNRLLVAPLASRFSIVVASAIFIMTLSLIQTSVIVTAGAFLGSGLPGIAGLGAIGLIIFLLVLGVTGLSLGLAFALPGHVELIAVIFVTNLPLLFASTALAPLSFMPKWLQIVATLNPLSYAIEPIRYLYLHSDWALNNVVMQAPWGDVTFAGAFLVLLGFDAIALLIIQPLLRRTFA; via the coding sequence ATGAGTCAGACAACTACTCCACTCAAGCCTGATGTTAGCTGGTTAACTGAGAAAGCTGGAGAGACAAGCACTTCTAACAATTTGTTCGGCGAATTTGTGCAAGAAACGTTAGCACTGACGCGCCGTTTGTTTATTCAACTGCAACGCCGCCCCTCAACATTGATTGCCGGCATTATTCAACCCTTGATGTGGTTGGTTTTGTTTGGGGCGTTGTTTCAAAATGCTCCGCAAGGATTATTTGGGGAAAGTCAGAATTACGGACAATTTCTCGGTGCCGGCGTGATTGTATTTACTGCCTTTGCCGGCGCACTCAATGCCGGCTTGCCGGTGATGTTTGACCGCGAATTTGGCTTTCTCAACCGGCTGCTTGTCGCCCCCTTGGCATCCCGATTTTCGATTGTGGTGGCTTCCGCAATTTTTATCATGACACTGAGCTTAATTCAAACCTCAGTGATTGTTACTGCCGGCGCATTTTTAGGATCTGGATTGCCTGGTATTGCAGGATTAGGCGCGATTGGTCTCATTATTTTTCTGCTAGTTTTAGGCGTCACCGGCTTAAGCTTGGGTTTAGCGTTTGCCCTGCCGGGACACGTTGAACTCATTGCCGTGATTTTTGTCACCAACTTGCCCTTACTGTTCGCCAGTACCGCCCTTGCGCCGCTTTCCTTCATGCCGAAATGGCTACAAATTGTCGCCACCTTAAATCCTCTTAGCTACGCCATTGAACCGATTCGCTATCTTTACCTGCATAGCGACTGGGCGCTGAACAACGTAGTGATGCAAGCACCTTGGGGCGATGTCACCTTTGCCGGTGCTTTCTTAGTGCTTCTGGGTTTTGATGCAATCGCGTTACTGATAATTCAGCCACTACTCCGCAGAACCTTTGCGTGA
- a CDS encoding ABC transporter ATP-binding protein, producing the protein MAPAVLIEKLQKRYGSVDAVKDVSFQIEPGEIFGLLGPNGAGKTTTIRCLCTLATPDTGRVEVSGISVTDEPRAARRLLGYVAQEVALDKVLTGRELLQLQAALYHIPGNLSKDRINTAIQLLGLEEWADKQTGKYSGGLRRRLDLAAGLLHKPAVLVLDEPTVGLDIESRMAIWSFLRQLRDSGTTVLITSHYLEEIDALADRVAIIDKGLVIATGTPSQLKDKVGGDRVTLRIREFSPLEEAEKASEMLRSLPFVQEVIINSAQGNSLNMVVAAQSDALLMIQQSLRDAGLPTFGIAQSRPSLDDVYLAATGKTLLDAELAAAGSRDPKAEKKQNMR; encoded by the coding sequence ATGGCTCCAGCCGTTTTAATCGAGAAGCTGCAAAAACGCTACGGCTCTGTAGACGCCGTAAAAGACGTATCCTTTCAGATAGAACCTGGGGAAATTTTTGGTCTGCTTGGCCCAAATGGTGCCGGTAAAACCACAACCATCCGCTGTCTGTGTACCTTAGCCACCCCAGACACAGGGCGCGTTGAAGTCTCTGGAATCTCCGTTACAGACGAGCCAAGGGCAGCCCGCCGGCTGTTGGGCTATGTCGCTCAAGAAGTCGCCTTAGACAAAGTGCTGACAGGGCGGGAACTGCTACAACTGCAAGCAGCTCTTTATCATATTCCAGGCAATTTGTCAAAAGATCGGATTAATACCGCAATCCAGTTGCTGGGTTTAGAAGAGTGGGCAGATAAACAAACCGGCAAATATTCTGGAGGGTTGCGCCGGCGTCTCGATTTGGCAGCCGGCTTGCTGCATAAACCGGCAGTCCTCGTCTTAGATGAACCCACCGTCGGACTTGATATTGAAAGCCGCATGGCAATTTGGTCATTTTTGCGCCAACTGCGCGATAGCGGCACCACCGTACTGATTACCAGCCATTATCTCGAAGAAATTGACGCACTGGCTGACCGAGTCGCGATCATTGATAAAGGCTTAGTCATCGCCACCGGCACCCCATCGCAACTTAAAGACAAAGTCGGGGGAGATCGCGTCACCCTTCGCATCCGGGAGTTTTCCCCCTTGGAGGAAGCAGAAAAAGCCAGTGAGATGCTGCGATCTCTGCCATTTGTGCAAGAAGTGATTATTAACAGCGCCCAGGGCAACTCGCTGAATATGGTGGTAGCCGCACAAAGTGACGCTTTGCTGATGATTCAGCAATCGCTACGGGATGCCGGTTTACCCACCTTTGGCATCGCCCAATCGCGTCCAAGTTTGGATGATGTGTATCTGGCGGCAACGGGTAAGACGCTGTTAGATGCGGAACTTGCAGCAGCCGGCAGTCGTGATCCGAAGGCGGAGAAAAAGCAGAATATGCGCTAA
- a CDS encoding methylenetetrahydrofolate reductase, whose translation MIEQPNSPASSLPVSTQTRHRFREAARAGEFLITAEVTPPKGGNPVHMVEMAKILKDRVHAINITDGSRAVMRMSSLASSVILLQHGIEPICQMACRDRNRIGIQADLMGAYALGIHNVLALTGDPVKAGDHPDCKGVFDLESVRLLRLIDKLNQGFDWNDKPLTDGATDLFVGAAVDPQLASWSGLQSRFERKLEAGAQFFQSQLVCDFDRLEKFMTQIAAGANKPILAGIFLLKSAKNAEFINKNVPGVQIPQHIIDRLAKASDPLQEGVAIAAEQVMMAKQLCQGVHMMAVKREDLIPQILDKAGIEPMA comes from the coding sequence ATGATAGAGCAGCCCAATTCACCCGCTAGCAGCCTCCCTGTATCAACACAGACTCGCCATCGCTTTCGTGAGGCGGCGAGAGCCGGCGAATTTTTAATCACGGCTGAGGTAACGCCACCCAAGGGGGGAAACCCAGTCCACATGGTTGAAATGGCTAAAATCCTCAAGGATCGTGTTCATGCGATTAATATTACCGATGGCAGTCGCGCAGTGATGCGGATGTCGTCACTCGCATCGTCGGTGATTTTGTTGCAACACGGAATTGAACCGATTTGCCAGATGGCTTGTCGAGATCGTAACCGAATAGGCATCCAAGCTGATTTAATGGGCGCGTATGCCCTGGGTATTCATAATGTTTTAGCATTAACCGGCGATCCCGTAAAAGCCGGCGATCATCCAGATTGTAAGGGTGTATTTGATTTAGAATCAGTGCGATTGTTGCGGCTGATTGATAAGCTCAATCAAGGGTTTGATTGGAATGATAAGCCGTTAACCGATGGAGCAACCGATTTATTTGTTGGGGCGGCTGTCGATCCACAATTAGCAAGTTGGTCAGGTTTGCAGAGCCGGTTTGAGCGTAAGCTGGAAGCAGGGGCGCAGTTTTTCCAAAGCCAATTAGTTTGCGATTTTGACCGGCTAGAGAAATTCATGACTCAAATCGCTGCCGGCGCAAATAAACCGATTCTCGCTGGAATTTTTCTACTTAAATCCGCCAAAAATGCTGAATTTATTAATAAAAATGTGCCGGGAGTTCAAATTCCCCAACATATTATTGATCGCCTAGCCAAAGCTTCCGATCCTCTGCAAGAAGGGGTTGCAATTGCGGCGGAACAGGTAATGATGGCAAAGCAACTTTGTCAAGGTGTTCATATGATGGCAGTCAAACGCGAAGACTTAATCCCTCAAATTTTAGACAAAGCAGGAATTGAGCCGATGGCGTAA
- the trpS gene encoding tryptophan--tRNA ligase — protein sequence MGKQRVLSGVQPTGNLHLGNYLGAIRNWVEGQSQYENYFCVVDLHAITAPHNPATLAADTYTIAALYLACGIDLNHSSIFIQSHISAHSELTWLFNCITPINWLEDMIQFKEKAVRQGENVNTGLLDYPVLMAADILLYQADRVPVGEDQKQHLELTRDIANRFNHLFCTPEQPVLKMPEPLIRKEAARVMSLTDGTRKMSKSDPSELSRINLLDPPDAITKKIKRCKTDLVRGLTFDDPDRPECRNLLTLYMVLSGKTKEEVAAECQDMGWGQFKPLLTETMIATLQPIQEKYKEVMDDRSYLESVLREGRQKAEAIANDTLLKVKAAMGYSMPL from the coding sequence ATGGGTAAGCAGCGCGTTCTTTCTGGGGTTCAACCAACCGGCAATCTGCATCTGGGTAACTATTTGGGAGCCATTCGCAACTGGGTAGAAGGGCAGAGCCAGTATGAAAATTACTTTTGTGTGGTGGATTTACACGCAATTACCGCACCGCACAACCCAGCGACGCTGGCGGCAGATACTTACACAATCGCAGCGCTTTATTTAGCGTGTGGCATCGATCTCAATCATTCCAGCATTTTTATCCAGTCTCACATCAGCGCTCATAGCGAACTAACCTGGCTGTTTAATTGCATCACGCCGATCAACTGGCTGGAAGATATGATCCAGTTTAAGGAAAAAGCGGTGAGGCAGGGAGAAAATGTCAACACCGGCTTGCTAGATTACCCCGTACTCATGGCAGCGGATATTTTGCTTTACCAAGCCGATCGCGTGCCAGTGGGGGAAGATCAGAAACAGCATTTAGAACTGACTCGCGATATTGCCAATCGGTTTAACCATTTATTTTGCACACCAGAGCAGCCGGTTTTAAAGATGCCAGAACCCCTGATTCGCAAAGAAGCAGCGCGGGTGATGAGTTTGACAGATGGCACACGCAAAATGTCAAAATCTGATCCTTCAGAATTAAGCCGAATCAACCTGCTCGATCCGCCCGATGCGATTACCAAAAAAATCAAACGCTGTAAAACCGATCTTGTTCGCGGTTTGACGTTTGACGATCCAGATCGTCCTGAGTGCCGGAACTTACTCACGCTTTATATGGTCCTTTCTGGCAAGACAAAAGAGGAAGTTGCAGCCGAGTGTCAGGATATGGGATGGGGTCAATTTAAACCCTTATTGACTGAAACGATGATCGCAACGCTGCAACCAATTCAGGAAAAATATAAAGAAGTGATGGATGATCGCAGCTATTTGGAATCCGTACTGCGGGAAGGAAGACAAAAAGCAGAAGCAATCGCCAATGACACGCTTTTAAAGGTTAAAGCGGCAATGGGTTATTCCATGCCCCTTTAA
- a CDS encoding DUF429 domain-containing protein, producing the protein MKFLGIDFGWMSGASGLCCLTWQDGALKLLDLARYSTIEDILAWVDVWAPEPEPAMIAVDAPTLIPNATGMRLPDKLTHKYFGRYHAGCYPANLNSRFAQRTTELGLSLEARGFIHAPVIENQRSERYQIEVFPHPAIVNLFNLERILKYKKGRLSERRLELAKLQQHILNGLPALEPKLDKLSLQNIQSNQESDIFCDLNTLAGSHLKAVEDCLDALICAYVRAHWWYWGLERNLVLGDHAAGYIVIPSRSGNWYFGSV; encoded by the coding sequence ATGAAATTTTTAGGAATTGATTTCGGCTGGATGTCAGGGGCGAGTGGTTTGTGCTGCTTAACGTGGCAGGATGGGGCTTTGAAATTACTGGATTTAGCCAGGTATTCAACGATTGAAGATATCCTCGCTTGGGTTGACGTTTGGGCACCGGAACCGGAACCAGCAATGATTGCGGTAGATGCGCCTACTTTAATTCCAAATGCCACCGGCATGAGATTGCCTGATAAACTGACCCATAAATATTTTGGTCGCTATCATGCCGGCTGCTATCCTGCCAATCTCAACAGCCGGTTTGCCCAACGCACAACAGAATTAGGACTGAGTCTAGAAGCGCGGGGTTTTATTCATGCGCCGGTAATAGAAAATCAAAGAAGTGAACGCTATCAAATAGAAGTGTTTCCTCACCCTGCGATTGTAAATTTATTTAATCTTGAGCGAATTCTTAAATATAAAAAAGGCCGGCTTTCAGAACGCCGATTGGAATTAGCAAAGTTGCAACAGCATATTTTGAATGGGTTGCCGGCACTAGAGCCAAAACTGGATAAATTAAGCTTACAAAATATACAAAGTAATCAAGAATCTGATATTTTCTGCGACCTCAACACCCTTGCCGGCTCACATCTTAAAGCCGTTGAAGATTGCCTTGATGCTCTAATTTGCGCTTATGTAAGGGCGCACTGGTGGTACTGGGGATTAGAGCGTAATTTAGTCTTGGGTGATCACGCTGCCGGCTACATCGTTATCCCTTCTAGAAGCGGAAATTGGTATTTCGGTTCAGTCTAA